Within the Streptomyces vilmorinianum genome, the region TGGCGACCTGAAGACCAAGGCACACCAGCGGCTCATGCTCCTGCGCCGCTGACCCGCCGACCGGCAGCCGGGCCCCGACCCGGCTGCCCCCCCAGGGCCGCGCCCTCCCGCCCCCGTTGGGGCGCGGCCCACCCGCCTGTGTAGCTCAGCGGGGAGACCCCTCTCCTCCTCCGCCCTCGCCGCTCTGCGCGAGATCGCCGGACGCTGACCAAGAACCCGGCGGCGGGACACGCGGCCCGCGTCCAGCGCACCGACCCGCTTCCCGCCGCTGGGACCCACCACGGAGAAACTATGAGCACCGGCCCCGCCCCGGCCCACGACCCCGTACTCACGGGGGAGTTCATCGACACCCAGGTGATCTACCGCTGCCGCGTGTGCGACACCACCGACTTCGCGTTCTCGGTCGTCGCCGGCCACCATGCCCCGGCCCGCATGCCCCACGAAGGATGCCCCGCCGCACGCGCCGGCAGTGCGCCGTACCCGCGCGCCACCGACCACACCTGACCCACCGCGTGCGCCACGGCGCACCCCCAACCGAGCGCCATGCGCCACCTCTGGAGACTTCCCCATGACGACTGCGCCAGCCGCCGACGCAGCGGCGCGCGCCACACGGCGCGAACGGGTGCGCCACCTCGCTGACCAGGGCAAGAGCGCCCGCGCCATCGCCGCCGAACTCGGCGTCGGCAAGGACACCGTGCGCCGCGACCTCGAGGCCCTGCGCCAGGAAGCACCGGCCGATGCGCCACCCAAGGCGCCGATCCGGGAACTCGTGGCGCTGCGCAATGAGCGTGCGTTCGCCACCGTGGCGCAACTACGCGCCGTCGTGGAGCAGGTCGACGCTGAGCGCATCCCGTTCCTCGTTCTCCGCGACGTGGAGGCGCGACACCTCGACGCCGAACTGCGCCAGCACGCCGCGACGCTAGCTCGGATCATCAACGAGCTCCATGTCTGGCGGCCAGCCCTGAAGGAGTCGGCGGCCGACCCTCCGCTGAGGGGATGATGGGGCGCATGGACGACCTCGTGCAGTTCCTCCACGCCCGCCTCGACGACGACGAGCGGGTGGCCCGCCGCGTCTTCGGATCGTGGAGAGAGATCGGAGAAACCGGAGTCATCGTCACCTCGGACGGCCAGCACGCCGAGGAGTGCGCCAACGGGAACTGGACGGGCATCGCCGACCACATCACCCGCCACGACGCCGCCCGCGTCCTCCGCGAGGTCGACGCCAAGCGGCGCATCATCGAGCCATACGGAATCGCCCTGAAGGAACGCGAAGCCCTGCGTGTGGAGATGCGCAAACTCCTCGGCAACGATCACGACCGATTCGCCAAGCTCCACCGAGAGGAGAGCGAGCTGATCGAGACCGCGACACGTCTCAAGCCCGTGATCAAGCTCCTCGCCCTGCCGTACGCCGAACACCCTGGCTACCGCGACGAGTGGCGGCCCGAGGCGTAGTCCGCCCCGCCCTGGGGCACCAGACCCGCAAGGCCCCGCTGCGTACACCCCCCGCGCGGCGGGGCCTTGCTGCATACCAATCCGGCATACTCCACTCCGCATCCCACCCGCTCACGGTACCTTCACCTCACCTCCGCATCAGGAACACCACGAGGGGACTCCGTGAGCCAGCAGTACCCTGGGCAGCAGCCGCCCAACTCGCCCCAGCAGCCCGGCCAGACGCCCGCATGGGGCCAGCCGCAGCAGCCCGGACCTTGGGGTCCGCCGCCGAAGAAGAGGTTGTCGACCGGCGCGATCGTCGGCATCTCCATCGGGGGAGTGCTCGCCTTTCTCGTGATCCTCGGTGCCGTCGTCGGGGGCGACGAGGCCGCGGACGGCAAGGCCGCCGGGAAGAGTCCGGCGCCCAGCGCTCCCGCGCCGGCCACGTCCAGGAGCGCGCCGGCTGTCACTGCCACCACCAGTGCCCCTTCCGCCAAGCCCAGCAAGAAGGCAGAGACCGGGCGTCTGCCCAACTTCGTGGGCAAGGGGCTCCAATACGCGCAGGACGAAGCCCAGTCCCTCGGGTTCTACAGCCTTCGCTCCCACGATGCGCTCGGCCGCGGCCGCAACCAGGCCTTCGACCGGAACTGGAAGATCTGCTCACAAACACCGTCGCCCGGAACGCACAAGACCGACGTCACCATCGACTTCGGCGCCGTGAAGCTCGAGGAGACCTGCCCTCGCACCGACATGGGCGCGGAGCCCGAGGCCGAGGCCGGCGGAACCATGCCCAACTTCGCCGGCAAGTCCGTGAAGGTCGCCCGGGCCGCACTTCCGTCCAACGCGAGCATCACGGTGACCGATGCGGCCGAGGACCGCATGGTCCTCATGGAGTCGAACTGGAGGGTGTGCACCCAGGATCCCCGGCCCGGCACAGAGCTGAACGGTCAGCCGATCGCGATCACCGCGGTGAAGTTCGAAGAATCCTGCCCCTGACCACCCATCTGTACGTGAGCCAGCCGCACTCGACGGCTAGCCTCCTTGGGGAGACCATGCGCACACGCACCGCCACGGCCGCACTCACGGCCGTCTACCTCCTCGCCCTCACCGGCTGCGGTAGCAGCGACGAGCCGACCGCCGACAAGCCGGCGACCAGCACGTCGCCGGAGGATGAGTTCCTCGCCAACGCCAAGGCCGCCGACTTCGAGAGCTGGAAGACCGCCGCACCGCCGGACGCCGAACTCGCTGCCTACCCCTCACAGTGGTGCGCCGAGCTTAAGGCCGGCCACAGCGTCGCCTACATCCTCGAAGACGCCGCCCTCTATCCCATCGGGGAGAAGTGGGGCACGGCCAAGCCCGACGCCCAGGAGCTCGTTGTCCTCGGTGTCAAGGCTTACTGCCCCGAGTTCGGCGACCAGGTGACTGAAGAGCTGCGGCTCAGCGGCCAGTACTAGGGAGGTGGCGCCCGTGGCCGGCAACCTCCGCAACGAGCGCCGCTACCGCCGCCTCATCGCCGCACATCCGTCCGGTCTGACGTGGCCTCATAGGCCAGCCCCCGATTGCTGTCAGGAGCGGCGCTCGTAGGCCCTGCCTTCGGTTCTCTGTCGTGCCGTGGACGCATCCACTCCACCGATTGCGTGCTGACTGCCCGCTGACACAGTCCCCTGCGCCCTGCCCCAACAGCGCCCGGCGAGGCGTCACTTCGAGGCCGATGAGATCCATCCTTCAATGTTCCCAGGGGGGAACCATGGCTAGACCAGCAGCGCGTCAGAGCGTCGCCGACCCCGCAGGATGTGCCTTCAAGGCCCTCGGCCTTGTCATCGGAAGCATCGCACTCATCCTGTGGGCCGACGGACTGACCGCAGGCGCGGTGGTCATCGTGGCACTCTACGGCGCAGGTCTCGTCGCGTTCGGCGTGAACCGGAAACAGAAGAGAGCAGAACTGCAGCGGCTGCACGCGATTCAGTCGACCGAGGTAGCCCGCTACCACACCATGTCCCCTGCGGAGTTTGAGCAGGCCGTCGCCTACCTGTGTCACCGAGACGGATGTGCTGGCGCGAGCGTGGTCGGCGGGGCAGGTGACCTCGGCGCGGATGTCATTGCGACCGCACCGGACGGACGAAAGATCGTCATCCAGTGCAAGCGTTACGGCCCCACGACGAAGGTGGGCAGTCCAGACCTTCAGCGGTTCGGCGGAACCTGCTACAGCATCCACGGCGCGCACGTGGCCACGGTGGTGACGACCTCCGTGTTCACGCGGCCGGCGGCCGAGTACGCCAGGCAGCATGGGATTCGGCTGTTCGACGCAACTGCCCTGGGAGCGTGGGCGACACGAACCGGCCCGGCGCCCTGGATGTGATCCGATCAGCCCACGCAGGACCGGAGACCTCGCTCATCCCAATCCGGCAGATCCCGCTCCGGAACGCAGGAGCTCACGGTACGTTCACCGCACCTCCACACCAGGAACACACTGCGAGGGGACCACCGTGAACAACCCGCAACCGCACGGCCAGCAGCCCTACCCGCCCCAACAGCCCGGCCACACCCCCGCATGGGGACAGACTCAACAGCCCGGACAGCCCTACCCCGGCGGCCCCTACGGCCCGCCGCCCCCGAGAAAGAAGATGTCCACCGCGGGCATCGTCGGCATCACCATCGGCGTCGTGTTCGCGTTCCTCGTCATCCTCGGCATCGCCCTCGGCGACCCCGAAGCCACCGACGACAAGGCCGGCGCCAAGACCAAGCCCACCGCCGAGGCGCCCGCCAAGCCGAGCAGGGCCGCCCCCGCGAAGAAGTCCGAGGCTCCGGCCGAGCCGGCCGAAGAGGCGCCGGTGAAGGTCACGGCGAAGAACGCGAAGTTCGTGCCGAGCATCCTGCACGACGGCGGCGACTTCACCAGCGTCACGGTGACGGTCACGAACAACGGCGATGAAGAGATCAGCGTCAACCCGCTGTACTTCACGATTACCGATACCACCGGCAGCAAGCATCAGGCCGAGCTGGGCGAGGACAAGAACCAGATCGACACGATGAAGCTCGCGCCCGGGGAGAAGACCACCGGGGTCATCACCGGGAAGGGCAAGTTCACGCCGAAATATGTGACCTACACCGACGGTCTGTTCGGTGAGGGTGTGCGCGGCAACGTGTCCTGACTGCTCGGTCCCGTCGCGCCCCCTCCGCGACGGGACCCAGCCGCCGCCTCTACGCACGCACTCACCGCGCCCGATGGCCAGCGACATCCGCCGTTCGCACGATGCCGCTAGAAAACGCCTTGGGCCCCGCGAACCGCTCGGCTACGTTGGGGTCCGCAGCAGCAAGCACCTCCCGGTGCGTAGGCCCGCGGCTACTTCTTCGCATGAATCACGCCGCAGGCCGTCCTTGATCTCGGGAGGCACAAAGCGCCGGGGTGCCCGGTGCGCAGGCAGGGGATACTTCCACTGCTAATGGGGAGGACGCGGGTTCGAATCCCGCCGGGGCGCAAGTCCCGTAGCTCAGCGGCCTAGAGCGCCTTGTTTCCCCTACCGACTTGATCTCGGGCACCCCACGCTTGGCCTCCCCTCCACTGGAGGGGTTTCTCATGTCCCGCTTCAACACCCGAAGCGCGCGCCCGACGGCCGTCTCGCCCGTGACCACCACCGGGGAGCAGACCCGTACCCACGAGGGTGCGACTGGACATCTGCGCGAGGCGAAGAGTGAACTATTCCTCCTCGCCGTGTCCAACTCCGTCGGCACCGACACCTTCTACGAGAAGGCCGGCGACCGCGATGACCGCTTCACCACGCTCGTCCGCCAGCTCGCCGTCGAAGACCCGGTCTGGACTGCGGGCCTGCTCGGCTGGCTCCGTGGCGAGGGCAACATGCGCACCGCGTCCATCGTGGGCGCGGCCGAGTTCGTCCATGCCCGGCTCGAGGCGGACCAGGCCGCGGCGGTTGTCCCGGGACCGGCGGCCGCGTCCGGGGCCGTCCCGTTCTCGAACCGTAGCGTCATCGACTCCGTGCTCCTCCGCGCCGATGAGCCCGGTGAGATGCTCGGCTACTGGACGGAGCGGTATGGGCGGCGCCTGCCCAAGCCCGTGAAGCGCGGCATCGCCGACGCTGTGCAGCGGCTCTACACGCAGTGGGCGCTCCTGAAGTACGACACCGACTCCAAGGGCTACCGTTTCGGCGACGTCCTCGAGCTCGTCCACGCCGCGCCGAGCGGGGACCGAGCCTGGCAGGGCGATCTGTTCAAGCACGCCATCGACCGCCGCCATGGCCGCGCCAACGACATCCCGCCCCGACTGCGGATGCTCGTCAACCGGGCCTGGCTGATGGACATGCCGATCGAGACCCGGCGCCAGGCGCTCGCCGACCCGCAGAAGATGAGCAGCCTCGCCGACGCGGGCATGACCTGGGAGGCGCTGGCCGGCTGGCTCCAGGGGCCGATGGACAAGGCCGCGTGGGAGGCGGTCATCCCGTCCATGGGCCTGATGGCGCTCGCGAGGAACCTTCGGAACTTCGACGAGGCCGGGGTCTCCGACGATGTCGCTGCGACCGTCGCGGCCCGGTTCACCGACCCGGAGCAGGTCCGGGCGTCACGCATGTTCCCGTTCCGCTGGTGGGCCGCGTACAAGGCGGCGCCGTCCCTGCGCTGGGCGCACGCCCTCGAGCAGGCGATCAGCCACTCGCTCGCCAACGTGCCCGCACTGAAGGGACGCACGCTGATCCTCGTGGACCGCTCCCCGTCCATGTTCCCGGGCTACCACTTCTCCACGGCGAACCGCTCGGACATCACGCTGGCCGAGCAGGCCGCCGTCTTCGGCTCCGCGCTCGCGATCCGCGCCGAGGCCCCGACCCTGGTCGAGTTCGGGCAGTCCTCGAAGGAGATGCGCGTGCCGAAGGGCGGCAGCGTCCTGCGCCTGGTCGAGCAGTTCGGGGAGATCGGCGGCACGGACATCCCCTCCGCTGTGAAGCAGCACTTCGACCGGCACGTCCGCGTCGTCATCGTCACCGACGAGCAGACCCGCCCCGGCTGGCTCCCGTCGAACTGCCACAGCTACGGCGGGATGCGCGAGACCCGGATCGACGACCTCATCCCGAAGAACGTCCCGGTGTACATGTGGAACATGGCCGGCTACCGCGAAGCCGCCATGCCCTCAGGCAACGGCAACCGGCACGCCCTGGGCGGCCTTACCGACGCCGCGTTCCGCATGATTCCGCTCCTGGACGCCGGGCGCGACGCGCGCTGGCCGTGGGAGCAAGATCGACGCTCACGTACATCTGGGAGCTAGCTTCCGGCTGTGGCCCCGCCGCCATCGCGGCGGGGCTATCTTCCTCTCACGCACTACATTTCTTGGGGGACGGCCATGATCCTTGCGCAGTCGGTATGGGGCACCGCTGGCCAGACGATTCCGATCGCCGCGTTGACCACCGTGCTCCTCGGCGCTGTCCTCGCGCCATGGATAGCTCGCCGCCAGGAAGCAGGCAAGGGGCAGGCCGTCGCTGAGGCCACACTGCGGGAGCTGTTTGTGCAGATGCGCGCTGATGTCACCTTCGCCCGTGCCAAGCTCGACGCCAAGAGCACCTACGACCCCAGGCACTTCACTGACCGGAAGCTCGCGCTCTTCACCATCTCCGCAGTGGCCGGCGCTCGAGCGCTCCCTTTCCGGCAGCGGAGGAAGATGCGGTCCGCGCTGGTGCGCCTCGTAGGTGCTTGGCGCGTCGAGCTGGCCGAGGAGTTGGGACCGGCGCTGAGCCGCGAAGACCCGGACCAGACTTACGGGGATGCGTACGACCAGGATGACGTGATCAGAGACTTCCAGCTCCGCGCGATCGCCGAGGGTGAGGATGAAAGCGGCCCGGGACGGTCAGGCTTCCTCGGGGTCATGCAGACGTCACAGCTTCCGCACGAGGACCACCCTCAGGCGTTGGCGGCCCTTGACCGCCTGCTTTCCCTGGTCAAGAGCGGGGCGCGGATCGATCAGCGCCGATGAAGTCTGTACCCCTGCCTCTAGCCGGGACGAAACGATGGAACCTCTACCGCCTGTACGACGCAGGGGATGCTCTCCTGTACATCGGCATCACCACCGATCCCCAACGGCGCTGGAAGGAACATCGCAAGGAGATGCCCTGGTGGCCCGAGGTCGTCCGGAAGGACGTCGAGATCCTCGCTGAGGACGTTGAATTTCCCGCCGCGCTGGAACATGAGGCGATCCGCGCGGAGAACCCGCGGTACAACAAGGTCGGCTTCGGCTTCGACAAGGACGGCGAGCCGCTGGGTCCTCGCCTGCCGACCGGGGTACCACCGCAGCCACACGGAACCCGGATCGCCTACCAATTCCGGGAACTCCGTCCTATGTATCGGCAGGCGTGGTTCCTCTGGCGGCTGCTGTTGCAGGACGGCCTTGAGACCCAGCGAGAGCAGGGTAGCGAACAACTTCGATGCGACTGTCAGTGCCTCGGTGGACAATGTCAAGCACCGAACTATCGAGGGGTGTTGTCGTGACGAAAGCTCTCACTCCGCTCAGCGTTCAGCGGCTGGCTTATGTCCGGTATCTATACCAGGAGGGCATTGAGCACAGTCGGCGACCGAGCCCCCTGTCCGCGAGCGCCCTACTGGCGTTCCACGACGCCGTGGAGAATTTCGTCGGACTCGCAGCGGAGCACCTCGGTGCCGAGGTGAAGCCCAGCACGACCTTCCTGGGGTACTGGGAAGCGATCAAGCCCGTGCTGGAATTGCCAGGCAAGACCAGCATGAAACGACTGAACGATGCGCGTGTGAGCCTCAAGCACCATGGGACCTTTCCGTCGGAGCAGGCTATTGAGCAGGCACGGGAAGCTGTTGCAGACTTCTTCACCACGGTGACGCCGGCCGTGTTCCATGTCGACTTCGACCAGGTCGACATGGTCGATCTCGTGCCCCAGCCCGAGACTGCGAGGCTTCTGCGGGAAGCGCAGACGCATGCCGACGTAGGCGACATCACGCATGCCATGGCAGGCCTCCACCTTGCCTTCGAGGCCCTGCTTGATCACTACGCGGGAACAGCGTATTGGCGACGTTCGGAATCGCCGTTCGCGTTCGGTCCCAGCCTCTCGTGGTTTGATCAACCGAGGCACCCCAGCAAGGACTCGCAGTCCCTTGTCAAGGTTATGGAGATCGTTACCCAGTCTCAGACTGCTCTCCGGCTGATCAGCCTGGGCATTGACTATCCGCAATACGCCCGATTCACTGCTCTGACGCCACAGGTGCATGGCTACGCGGACCATAGCAAGCGGTACGTTGTGCCGCCGTCGCTTGCTGCTCTTACCGCAGAGGACTACGCCTGGGCGCGCCTCTTCGTCATCGAGGCGGCTCTCCGGGCAGCACGAGCCGAGGGGATCCGTGACCTGCTGGAGGAGAAGTTCAAGCTCGACTGGAACCCGCGGGAGCCGTACCCCGAGCGCTCATGGACAGGAGCCGCAGCAGCGGACAACGGTGACGACGAGAGCGCCGCGGAGGGCACACTGGATAGGTGATCACGAAGCTTGGTAGGGATGGCCGCCCCCTCGTCACCACTGCCATGGCCGCCTACTCGCTTGGCGTGAAGCCCGCCTCGTTCCGCTCTTGGGCGAGGAGGCACGGCATCACCGCCGCCTCCTACCGCCGACCGTCCGGTGTGACTGGCCAGGCCACCGCGCTCTGGGACCTGGCCGACATCGCGGAAGTTGTGCACCTCACCGCTGCTTGACCGTAGATCAACTGCCACGCATCATCAGCCATGGTGCGCGTATTGCCTCATGAGCTCGGGCCACACGGCCGGGCTTTTCTGCTGGAGGGTGCTGCGACGGCAACCGTCGAGGCTCAGCTCTCCTCGATGTCCTGGCGCCACGGCCGGCCTTCACCACCTGGCCGCAGAGTCACCTCCGGCGCCGGCCCCGTACGGCGCTGCCGAGCAGTCGCCGCCACCGCGCCCAGCATCAGCAGCCCCGCGACCACGAGCAGCGGCACGGTGAAGTCGGTGTAGAGGCTGATGAACACGAGGGCCAGGCCCACCGCGAACACAGCCAGCGCAGCATCGGATCTTCCAGACAACATGACCCCCCAAGGTCTGAGATGCCCAGATCGTACGGACAGGGAGCGCCCCATGCCCAGACGTACAGGCTGGCGGGTGTGTTCGACGCCCGGCTGCCCCGAGTTCTGCCAGGGCGGGCGTTGCGAAGGCTGCCGCTCCGAAGCCGAACAACGCCGCGGCAGCGCCCGGCAACGCGGCTACGGCCGCGGCCACGAGACCCGCTTCCGCCCTGGAGTCCTCGCCAAGCACCCCACCTGCGTCCTCTGTGGCCAGCGGCCCAGCGTCCACGCCGATCACCACCCCCTCAGCCGACGCGAACTCACCGATCAGGGCCTCGACCCGAACGACCCGAAGCACGGGCGCGGACTGTGCGGCCCCTGCCACTCCAGCGAGACCGCCCAGCACCAGCCCGGAGGGTGGCATGTGTGACTCGCGTCAGCAGGGTTCCTCCTCGGTTCTGGGGATCCGAGTGACCTGCCGGGACACTTTCTTCCAGCATCCTTCGCTACCGCGCCACTTCCAGCGCCACCTCTCCCTCTTGAGCGACCTCAGATTCACCCTCTCTCCGAGCTCTCGACGCCGAAGAGGATGTGCTGTTGTCCAGTAGATCTCGGCGTAGATCTCCCCAGACTCTGGTCGACGGAAGTCAATGGTGATCGGCTCGTCGTGTGCGCTCATCTGCGAGCTCCGCTGGGGTAGCTGATCTGGCACACGAACCTCGACTGATCGAGCTACCGCCGTACCCAGCGCCCGCACGACAACCCTTTCGGTCTTCGGGTCGCGGCGCCACTCGTATCGGACACCCCACGCATACCGTGGACGATCTACCCAGGCCCAGTACGCCACGGATGCAGCACCAAGCGCCGCCACGATCGAAAAGATGAGAGTCGAGACAGCCACGCGCGGACAGTAGCGTGCACGAGCCCGTACTACCCGCAACCCACGCTCACGACATATGCGTCATTCATCCATGCGGGCTGACAGGGATCTGGTTCCGGCGCACCGTCCCATTCCCACCCCTCCACCCGATCCCCGGCGGACAGGGTACGTACCCGGACCAGGGACAGGCAGACACCACGAGCCATCACACAGGCACACCACACACCTGACCCACCCCACTCCGCGCCGGCCAACGGCCGGCCCACGCACTACCAGCCGGGCACCAGCTCGGGCCGCTGCGCCCCAACAACCAGGGCAGCAGCCACCACTGGCTCGCTCGATGACCGCTCGACGGCGACCAGCGCGCAGTCAGCAGCGCCCACGCGACCGCGACACGTGATCCATCAGGCCAGCCTCGTCACGCTCAGTGGTGAACGGGTGGGGGAGCACCCCCGACGGCCGGCCTGAGCCGGACCGCCGGGGAGGGCCGC harbors:
- a CDS encoding DUF4352 domain-containing protein gives rise to the protein MNNPQPHGQQPYPPQQPGHTPAWGQTQQPGQPYPGGPYGPPPPRKKMSTAGIVGITIGVVFAFLVILGIALGDPEATDDKAGAKTKPTAEAPAKPSRAAPAKKSEAPAEPAEEAPVKVTAKNAKFVPSILHDGGDFTSVTVTVTNNGDEEISVNPLYFTITDTTGSKHQAELGEDKNQIDTMKLAPGEKTTGVITGKGKFTPKYVTYTDGLFGEGVRGNVS
- a CDS encoding holin, which encodes MPRRTGWRVCSTPGCPEFCQGGRCEGCRSEAEQRRGSARQRGYGRGHETRFRPGVLAKHPTCVLCGQRPSVHADHHPLSRRELTDQGLDPNDPKHGRGLCGPCHSSETAQHQPGGWHV
- a CDS encoding TROVE domain-containing protein; amino-acid sequence: MSRFNTRSARPTAVSPVTTTGEQTRTHEGATGHLREAKSELFLLAVSNSVGTDTFYEKAGDRDDRFTTLVRQLAVEDPVWTAGLLGWLRGEGNMRTASIVGAAEFVHARLEADQAAAVVPGPAAASGAVPFSNRSVIDSVLLRADEPGEMLGYWTERYGRRLPKPVKRGIADAVQRLYTQWALLKYDTDSKGYRFGDVLELVHAAPSGDRAWQGDLFKHAIDRRHGRANDIPPRLRMLVNRAWLMDMPIETRRQALADPQKMSSLADAGMTWEALAGWLQGPMDKAAWEAVIPSMGLMALARNLRNFDEAGVSDDVAATVAARFTDPEQVRASRMFPFRWWAAYKAAPSLRWAHALEQAISHSLANVPALKGRTLILVDRSPSMFPGYHFSTANRSDITLAEQAAVFGSALAIRAEAPTLVEFGQSSKEMRVPKGGSVLRLVEQFGEIGGTDIPSAVKQHFDRHVRVVIVTDEQTRPGWLPSNCHSYGGMRETRIDDLIPKNVPVYMWNMAGYREAAMPSGNGNRHALGGLTDAAFRMIPLLDAGRDARWPWEQDRRSRTSGS
- a CDS encoding DUF732 domain-containing protein, translated to MRTRTATAALTAVYLLALTGCGSSDEPTADKPATSTSPEDEFLANAKAADFESWKTAAPPDAELAAYPSQWCAELKAGHSVAYILEDAALYPIGEKWGTAKPDAQELVVLGVKAYCPEFGDQVTEELRLSGQY
- a CDS encoding GIY-YIG nuclease family protein, whose protein sequence is MKSVPLPLAGTKRWNLYRLYDAGDALLYIGITTDPQRRWKEHRKEMPWWPEVVRKDVEILAEDVEFPAALEHEAIRAENPRYNKVGFGFDKDGEPLGPRLPTGVPPQPHGTRIAYQFRELRPMYRQAWFLWRLLLQDGLETQREQGSEQLRCDCQCLGGQCQAPNYRGVLS
- a CDS encoding DUF6221 family protein, with protein sequence MDDLVQFLHARLDDDERVARRVFGSWREIGETGVIVTSDGQHAEECANGNWTGIADHITRHDAARVLREVDAKRRIIEPYGIALKEREALRVEMRKLLGNDHDRFAKLHREESELIETATRLKPVIKLLALPYAEHPGYRDEWRPEA
- a CDS encoding restriction endonuclease → MARPAARQSVADPAGCAFKALGLVIGSIALILWADGLTAGAVVIVALYGAGLVAFGVNRKQKRAELQRLHAIQSTEVARYHTMSPAEFEQAVAYLCHRDGCAGASVVGGAGDLGADVIATAPDGRKIVIQCKRYGPTTKVGSPDLQRFGGTCYSIHGAHVATVVTTSVFTRPAAEYARQHGIRLFDATALGAWATRTGPAPWM
- a CDS encoding helix-turn-helix domain-containing protein — protein: MTTAPAADAAARATRRERVRHLADQGKSARAIAAELGVGKDTVRRDLEALRQEAPADAPPKAPIRELVALRNERAFATVAQLRAVVEQVDAERIPFLVLRDVEARHLDAELRQHAATLARIINELHVWRPALKESAADPPLRG